The following proteins are encoded in a genomic region of Brachypodium distachyon strain Bd21 chromosome 1, Brachypodium_distachyon_v3.0, whole genome shotgun sequence:
- the LOC100839328 gene encoding uncharacterized protein LOC100839328: MLLRSLLRRGAAAAAGGGCAANARPDLPGSLASLLLASRSYAKAKGGGKPASSTTNRGKVRVKDPKGGVSEDSSAAGDFAASSGGADELDAEFELPTDPLPPTYDPALDVGPGGRPLFAFTDTFASFSHRGANAYVDFTLDEWKAMLPEGLPAGMMKEFQETRRCAVMVRESFLDLRDNFRRIVDPAITTKRKDNKRQIILDGPRSCGKSIALAMLVHWARTEGWLVFYVPQGKDWTHGGFFYRNTYSDLFDTPVQAAKVLQDFLKYNETRLQQLPCQIFEPIPLGEGTGVGMMRGADTVEMPEGSTLYDLVQTGITHTHASVGVVVRLRKELSLVKDVPVLFAIDQYNSWFTFTEFQEPVTVRSCRSIHAKELTMVNAYRSMLHNDMMVGAFSHSTAVGKLRQELPDVPSDARLMFPRYTVDEAETVCHYYMRQKIIRRESFSEEKWKKIYYLSNGNGSEMRWLAAFI; the protein is encoded by the exons ATGCTCCTccgctccctcctccgccgtggcgccgccgccgcggccggcggcggatgcGCTGCAAACGCGCGCCCCGATCTGCCCGGTTCCCTGGCTTCCCTCCTCCTGGCGTCCCGCTCATACGCCAAGGCCAAGGGCGGGGGGAAGCCGGCGTCCTCCACGACCAACCGCGGCAAGGTCCGTGTCAAGGATCCCAAAGGCGGGGTGTCCGAGGATTCCTCCGCGGCGGGGGACTTCGCGGCATCCTCGGGAGGGGCAGATGAGCTCGATGCCGAGTTCGAGTTGCCCACCGACCCGCTGCCCCCGACTTACGATCCCGCGCTCGACGTCGGGCCCGGAGGCCGTCCGCTCTTCGCCTTCACCGATACCTTCGCGTCCTTCTCCCACCGCGGGGCCAATGCCTACGTCGATTTCAC TTTGGATGAATGGAAAGCCATGTTACCAGAGGGATTGCCAGCAGGGATGATGAAGGAGTTCCAGGAGACGAGACGGTGTGCTGTGATGGTGAGAGAGAGCTTCCTAGACCTGCGGGATAACTTCCGGAGAATTGTTGATCCAGCCATTACAACCAAACGCAAAG ACAACAAAAGACAAATTATCTTGGATGGTCCTCGGAGTTGTGGTAAAAGCATTGCACTTGCGATGCTTGTGCACTGGGCACGAACTGAAGGATGGCTGGTATTCTATGTTCCACAAGGGAAGGATTGGACTCATGGAGGATTCTTCTATAGAAACACCTACAGCGATCTTTTTGATACTCCAGTACAAGCTGCAAAGGTTTTGCAG GATTTTTTGAAGTACAACGAAACCCGCTTACAGCAGTTACCATGTCAAATTTTTGAGCCTATCCCCCTGGGAGAAGGTACTGGTGTTGGAATGATGAGAGGAGCTGACACAGTGGAAATGCCTGAAGGGTCCACATTGTATGATCTCGTTCAAACTGGGATAACCCACACGCATGCATCAGTTGGTGTTGTAGTTCGTTTAAGAAAGGAGCTATCACTCGTTAAAGATGTCCCCGTGTTGTTTGCCATTGATCAG TATAATAGTTGGTTTACATTCACCGAGTTCCAGGAGCCTGTAACTGTTAGATCTTGTCGATCAATCCACGCAAAGGAGCTTACAATG GTCAATGCATATAGATCCATGCTGCACAATGATATGATGGTGGGAGCCTTTTCGCATTCAACCGCAGTTGGCAAACTACGGCAGGAGCTCCCAGATGTTCCGTCCGATGCTCGTTTGATGTTTCCACGGTACACCGTAGATGAAGCAGAGACTGTGTGCCACTATTATATGAG GCAAAAGATTATTCGACGTGAGAGTTTTTCAGAAGAGAAGTGGAAAAAGATCTATTATTTGTCAAATGGAAATGGCTCTGAGATGAGGTGGCTTGCTGCCTTCATATGA
- the LOC100839628 gene encoding DNA-directed RNA polymerases II, IV and V subunit 11 encodes MNAPDRYERFVVPEGTKKVSFEKDTKIMNAASFTIEREDHTIGNILRMQLHRDPNVLFAGYKLPHPLQYKIIVRIHTASQSSPTQAYTQGIDDLDKELEILKQAFEDEKNRFEERMKQGY; translated from the exons ATGAATGCACCGGACCGCTACGAGCGCTTTGTCGTGCCTGAGGGCACAAAGAA GGTGTCATTTGAGAAGGATACGAAGATTATGAATGCTGCATCATTCACTATTGAACGCGAGGACCACACCATCGGCAACATCCTTCGCAT GCAGCTGCACAGGGacccaaatgtgctctttgcTGGCTATAAGCTTCCTCACCCCCTTCAGTACAAGATCATTGTTAGG ATCCATACTGCAAGCCAGTCCTCCCCAACGCAGGCGTATACACAGGGGATCGATGATCTGGACAAGGAGCTTGAGATCCTAAAACAAGCTTTTGAG GATGAGAAGAACCGCTTCGAGGAAAGGATGAAGCAGGGTTACTAG